A region from the Vicia villosa cultivar HV-30 ecotype Madison, WI linkage group LG3, Vvil1.0, whole genome shotgun sequence genome encodes:
- the LOC131659257 gene encoding uncharacterized protein LOC131659257 → MTWYKSLPDESITSWKVLGKLFSRHFMASRRHPKSEASLEVIVQGKDESLRAYIERFNKEVVQVSTITHMKKFLLERGLRPRSDFAKAVGIETHVTLEEFFLKAQAYIQYEEKEAAHAVRNSRQEENTKGARQDDSRSGSDKKKDKGRDSKNYKALAGKFRE, encoded by the coding sequence ATGACGTGGTACAAGAGTCTGCCCGATGAATCCATCACGTCGTGGAAAGTGCTCGGAAAGCTTTTCTCCAGGCACTTCATGGCCTCCCGCAGACATCCGAAGTCGGAAGCTTCCCTAGAAGTCATCGTCCAAGGGAAAGACGAATCGCTTCGGGCCTACATAGAAAGATTCAACAAAGAAGTCGTGCAGGTGTCCACAATCACCCATATGAAGAAGTTTCTGCTCGAACGAGGTCTCCGACCGCGTTCAGATTTTGCCAAAGCCGTCGGGATCGAGACGCATGTCACTCTGGAAGAATTTTTCCTCAAGGCCCAAGCATACATACAGTACGAGGAAAAAGAAGCTGCCCACGCAGTCCGTAACTCCAGGCAGGAAGAAAATACTAAAGGCGCCCGTCAAGACGATTCTCGCTCGGGATCCGACAAAAAGAAAGATAAAGGTCGAGATTCTAAGAACTACAAAGCCCTAGCGGGGAAATTCCGGGAGTAA